CCGTTGGTAAATCTACGGAAATACGAATAGCAATGACAATCAGAAAAATATTGTTAATTTTACGCGGTTTTGATGGAGTTAAAAGTAAGGAAATATTGTGGCTGAAAGCGTAACGAAACGAAGCGAAGATTATTCAAAATGGTACACGGACGTCGTCCAGATGGCCGAATTGGCGGATTACGGTCCGGTCAAAGGCACGATGGTGATTCGTCCGTATGGCTATGCGATCTGGGAAAACATCCGCGATATATGCGACCGGATGTTTAAGGAAACCGGGCACGTGAACGCCTATTTTCCGTTGTTCATTCCGGAAAGTTATATGAAAAAAGAGGCAGAGCATGTCGAGGGATTTGCGCCCGAATGCGCCGTCGTGACAATTGGCGGCGGCAAGCAACTCGAAGAACCTCTCTACGTCCGGCCGACCTCGGAAACGATCATCTGGTCGATGTATAAAAAATGGATCAAATCCTACCGCGATCTGCCGCTGTTGATCAATCAGTGGGCGAACATCGTTCGGTGGGAAATGCGCACGCGGTTGTTTCTGCGCACGACGGAATTTCTCTGGCAGGAAGGTCATACGGCTCACGCGACCGCCGAAGAAGCGGAAGCCGAGGCGATGAAAATGTTGGAAGTCTATCGCATTCTGGCAGAAGATTATCTTGCCATGCCGGTTTATGTCGGCAGAAAATCCGATGCAGAGAAATTCGCCGGTGCCGTCCGCACTTATGCCATCGAGGCGATGATGGGCGATAAAAAAGCACTTCAATCCGGGACGTCACACTTTCTCGGGCAAAATTTCGCGAAGGCGTTCGATGTGACCTTTTTGAACAAAGAGAACAAACTGGAATACGTATGGGCGTCGAGTTGGGGCGTCAGCACGCGGCTCATCGGCGGAGTCATCATGTGTCACGGAGACGACAAGGGTTTGATCCTTCCGCCGAAAATCGCGCCGTATCAGGTCGTCGTCATTCCGATCTGGAAAAGCGACGAAGAAAAATCGCTCGTCCGCGAGAAATTGGAATCGCTCGGCGCGGAACTCAAGGCGAAGGACATACGCTATTATATCGACGACAACGAGCAGGCGACGCCCGGCTGGAAATTCAATCAGTGGGAAATGAAAGGCGTACCAGTCAGAGTAGAAATTGGCCCGAAAGACGTTCAAAAAAATCAGATCGTCGTCGTCCGGCGTGATATCAAAGACAAACAATTCATTCCGATAGACAATGCCGGAGACGTGATTGTGACCCTTTTGGAAACGATTCAGAAAGATATGTTTAATCGCGCACTGGAATTCAGAAACCAAAATACATTTCCCGTCGCGAATTATGAAGAGTTCAAGAAGATCATCGACGATGGCGGATTTGTCAAAGCATTTTGGGCTGGAAGCGCCGCCGACGAAGCCAAAATCAAGGAAGACACGAAAGCGACGATCCGCTGTATTCCATTGAACCAGACCGAAAAAGGTATCTGTTTTTTTACCGGAAAACCGTCGGACACGATCGCCATCTTTGCTCGGGCGTATTAAAGTACGAAACCGCAGAGCACGCTGAGAGCGCAGAGGAAGAGAGTTCAGAAAAAAGTGGATTTTTCTCTGAATTAAATGCGTCGTCTTTTTTGTGATTTTCACTCTTTTTCTATGACTGTTCGGAAAATAGAGCATAGCACGTAAAAAATATTTCTGTACGCTCTCTGCGAACTCAGCGTCCTCCGTGGTTAATTCTTTTTATAAAACTCTCTTTCATCTTTCATCTTTTCTCGTTAATCTTTATCTATTATGAATCTCATTCGCACACCGGCATTGATACTCAGGACGATTCCCTTTCAGGAAACCAGCGTCATCGTGCGCCTGTTTACTAAGGAGCAAGGAAAAGTTGCGGTGATCGCCAAAGGCGGACGGCGGCTAAAGAGTCCGTTTCGTGGCTATCTCGAATCGTTGAATTACGTTGATGTCATTTATTACACCAAACAGACGCGGGAGATTCAACTTCTCAGCACGATCGAATCCATCGAATTCTTCTTTCGTAACCAACCGGAAATCGAGCAGATTGCCT
The window above is part of the Candidatus Marinimicrobia bacterium CG08_land_8_20_14_0_20_45_22 genome. Proteins encoded here:
- a CDS encoding proline--tRNA ligase — its product is MAESVTKRSEDYSKWYTDVVQMAELADYGPVKGTMVIRPYGYAIWENIRDICDRMFKETGHVNAYFPLFIPESYMKKEAEHVEGFAPECAVVTIGGGKQLEEPLYVRPTSETIIWSMYKKWIKSYRDLPLLINQWANIVRWEMRTRLFLRTTEFLWQEGHTAHATAEEAEAEAMKMLEVYRILAEDYLAMPVYVGRKSDAEKFAGAVRTYAIEAMMGDKKALQSGTSHFLGQNFAKAFDVTFLNKENKLEYVWASSWGVSTRLIGGVIMCHGDDKGLILPPKIAPYQVVVIPIWKSDEEKSLVREKLESLGAELKAKDIRYYIDDNEQATPGWKFNQWEMKGVPVRVEIGPKDVQKNQIVVVRRDIKDKQFIPIDNAGDVIVTLLETIQKDMFNRALEFRNQNTFPVANYEEFKKIIDDGGFVKAFWAGSAADEAKIKEDTKATIRCIPLNQTEKGICFFTGKPSDTIAIFARAY